Within Planctomycetia bacterium, the genomic segment GAACATCGTCGTCATCTTGATGGACAATCTCGGATACGGGGAGCTAGGCGTCTACGGCGGCGGCGTTCTCCGTGGCGCGCCGACCCCGCGTATCGATAAGCTCGCCGGCGAGGGGATGCGGCTGCTCAACTTCAATGTCGAGGCTCAATGCACCCCGTCGCGATCGGCTCTGATGACCGGCCGGTTCGCGATTCGGTCCGGCACCTATGAAGTTCCGATCGGCGGCGCTCCCGACGGGCTCACGCTTTGGGAAATCACCATTGCGGAGCTGCTGTCGGCGCAGGGCTATACGACGGGCATGTGGGGTAAGTGGCATCTCGGAAGTGCCGAAAGTCGATTCCCGATTCATCAGGGCTTCGACGAGTGGTACGGCATCCCTCGCACCTACGACGAAGCCCTCTGGCTGTCGTCGAACGAGACCAAAGGCCTTTGGCCGTCGATCGGCGACAAGCAGGGGTGGAATCCGAAGATCGTTCATCCCGAGCACATTTACGAAGCGCGCAAAGGAGAGCCGGTTAGGCTGATCGCAGAACTGAACGTCGAACGTCGCCGCACGATGGACGCCGAGAAAGCATCCCGCGCCGTGGACTTCATCCAGAGGAATGCGAAGGCGGGCAAACCGTTCTACGCCTACATTCCCTTCTCGCTTGTTCACATGCCGACGCTTCCGAATCCCGCGTTTTCCGGCAAGACGGGCAACGGCGATTGGGCCGACTGCCTGGCCGAGATGGACGCTCGCACCGGGCAGATTCTCGACGCAATCAAGGAGGCCGGCATCGAAGATGAAACACTGGTCATTTTCACCAGCGACAACGGTCCGGAAGCGACTGACCCGTGGGAAGGCGCGAATGGTCCCTGGCGCGGGACGTATTTCACGGCGATGGAGGGTGGCATCCGTACCCCGTTCATCATTCGTTGGCCGGGTAAGGTCCCCGCCGGACGAGTCAGCAACGACATCGTTCATATCGTCGACCTCTATACGACGCTTGCGCGTGTGGGTGGAGCGGAAGTCCCGAACGATCGCCCTATCGATGGTGTCGACCAATCGGACTTCTTTTTCGGCAAACAGGAGACCTCAAAACGTGAGGGCTTCCCCGCCTATGTGGCCGATCGACTGTCGGCCGTGAAGTGGAGGAACTGGAAGGCGCATCTGATCTGGCAAGAAAATATGTACGCTCCGCCGGTGAAGCTCCCCTTGCCGAAGATCATCAACCTTCTAACCGACATGAAGGAAGAACGCGACGTCGCGGCCAAAAACTCTTGGGTCGCCGACCCGGTTGTGAAGATCGTCGGCGAGTTCGAGGCGAGCCTGAAAAAACATCCGCCGATCAAGCTCGGCACGCCCGATCCGTATGTTCCACTGGAATAGCGATTGACCGCCGCAATAGTCGAATCGATGACCGCCATCGTCGATAGCTTTGCTCTAGCCGAAAGGTCTGCCGACATTTCCAACTTCGACTGCTACCCTCTGTGGTTGAGCGGTAACGACGACGCGAACTTCGAGAGCCATACGAACGCGACGACCTCGAAGACCAAAGCGGCAAAGCCGGCCATACCGCAGATGACGTTGAGGAACATCCCCGCGCCGTCGCCCGTCGATTCTTGTGCTTGTCCGCTCGCCGCGATGACAGCGAAGATTGCTACTAAGCCGAGCAGCGTGCTCACCGCGATGAACACAAAGTCGATGATCAGTCCTAGTCGGATCAGCCGTACTCCGGAGGCTCGTAAGGCACGTAGCCGCAAGCCGCCGATGGCCAACAGTACAGTGATCGCCAACGCAATCGGTCCGCCGATCACGAGCGACAGCATCGAAAACCCGATCGTCTCGTCCGTGTCCCCCGGTGCCACGATGGTACTTAGCACCCAGAAGACCCAATACAGCGGTAGCAAGACAATCGTGAAGATGCAGATCGCGTTCGCCATCGGCGGCAATGCGGCGTTGGTCACAAGACTGGCGTGAGCGTCGGCGGCCTGCCGTAGTGTGTGCGCCGAGAGTTCGGGACCACGTGGCGGTGGCGACGGGAGCGACGCACCGGACGTCGCATGAGCTTGCCATTCCGGCCATGCACTCAAGGGCCGCCATTCGGCTCCGCCTTCCGGGCACGCCTGAGTCGTCGATGAGAGTTGACCGCTCTGCAGGCCGGCTACGATGAAC encodes:
- a CDS encoding DUF4339 domain-containing protein, which codes for MNPTEPVRRWWLSVDSKVVGPRTETFIVAGLQSGQLSSTTQACPEGGAEWRPLSAWPEWQAHATSGASLPSPPPRGPELSAHTLRQAADAHASLVTNAALPPMANAICIFTIVLLPLYWVFWVLSTIVAPGDTDETIGFSMLSLVIGGPIALAITVLLAIGGLRLRALRASGVRLIRLGLIIDFVFIAVSTLLGLVAIFAVIAASGQAQESTGDGAGMFLNVICGMAGFAALVFEVVAFVWLSKFASSLPLNHRG
- a CDS encoding arylsulfatase, with translation MYRTLTTALAVTAAILVGSVARGQTKRPNIVVILMDNLGYGELGVYGGGVLRGAPTPRIDKLAGEGMRLLNFNVEAQCTPSRSALMTGRFAIRSGTYEVPIGGAPDGLTLWEITIAELLSAQGYTTGMWGKWHLGSAESRFPIHQGFDEWYGIPRTYDEALWLSSNETKGLWPSIGDKQGWNPKIVHPEHIYEARKGEPVRLIAELNVERRRTMDAEKASRAVDFIQRNAKAGKPFYAYIPFSLVHMPTLPNPAFSGKTGNGDWADCLAEMDARTGQILDAIKEAGIEDETLVIFTSDNGPEATDPWEGANGPWRGTYFTAMEGGIRTPFIIRWPGKVPAGRVSNDIVHIVDLYTTLARVGGAEVPNDRPIDGVDQSDFFFGKQETSKREGFPAYVADRLSAVKWRNWKAHLIWQENMYAPPVKLPLPKIINLLTDMKEERDVAAKNSWVADPVVKIVGEFEASLKKHPPIKLGTPDPYVPLE